AGATTTATACCACTATAGACTCTAAACTTCAAAAATATGCTGAAGAAGCCGTATCTGAACAGATGAAATCGCTTCAAAAGCGCTTTTATAACTCGTGGGGAAATGAAATTCCGTGGAGAGATTCTGAAGGTAAAGTTATTGAGAATTTCATAGAAAATAATCTCCAGAAATTACCTTGGTATGCTGGGGTAAAAAAGAAATATGCCGGACAACCAGATTCTTTAAAGGCTTATCTCAACAAGAAGAAAAAAATGACAGTTTTCGATTGGAACGGAGACAAAGAAGTTGAGTTTTCTACAATAGATTCGATAGAATATTATGCTAAAATATTAAACACTGGCATGATGACTTTAGATCCTTTTTCCGGAAAGATTAAAGTTTGGATAGGTGGCGATAATTATAATTATTTCAAATATGACCACGTAAAGCAGGCAAAACGTCAGGCAGGATCTACATTTAAACCTTTTGCTTACTTAGCTGCATTGGAAAGTGGTATGTCTCCTTGTGACAAATTCACTGATAAACCCGTTAAAATAGAGTACGCCATTGGTAAAAAAAAGGAGATTTGGGAACCTAAAAACGCCAGCTGGCATTTCTCTTATCAGGAAATGTCCTTACGTTGGGCAATGGCAAGATCTGTCAATTCTATTACAGCTCAAATAACAGAACTTGTAGGTTGGGATAAAGTTGTAGAATTTGCTCATAAATGTGGTATCGAAAGCCCTTTACAATCCGTACCTTCAGTAAGTTTAGGATCTAATGACGTGAGTGTTTTTGAAATGGTAAAAGCGTACGGTACTTTTTTAAATGAAGGAAAACGGGTAGAACCTATTTTGGTTGAAAAAATCACCGACTTTGAGGGGAATTTAATAGAAGAGTTTAAAGCTAAACAAGAACGCGTTATAAGTGAAGAAATAGCCTGGCTGATGTTGTACATGTTCAGAGGAGGAATGGAAGAGCCGGGAGGAACATCTCAGGCTTTATGGGCCTGGGATTTGTTTAAGAACAACAATCAAATCGGTGGAAAAACAGGTACCTCATCAGATTACGTAGACGGCTGGTATATGGGTATAACCAAAGATTTGGTTACTGGTGTTTGGGTAGGTGCCGACGACAGAAGTGTCCATTTCAGAAATTCTGATACAGGAGAAGGCTCCAGAACGGCGCTTCCTATTTTTGCGAAGTTTATGGAGAAAGTTTATAAGGATCCAAGTACGGGCATAACCCAGGGACCTTTTCCTAAACCAAAAGTCGAGATTACCCGAACATACAATTGTCCAAGTCCAAGAATAGTTGTCGACACCACAAGCGTAGACAGCTTATCCGTAGATTCTTTGGATCATTCTTTTGAAATCCAGGAGCCGGCTCCAGTTCAAGAGGAAAGTCACTCAACAGAACTAAAAGAGAAATCGGATGTTAAATCAAATAATACGAAGGTTCCGGCAGAGAAGCAGGAGGAAAAGGCTGAAACTCCTTTAACTAAAAGAGAGGAACGCCAATTAAGAAGACAACTTAGGAAAGAACAATCCAAAAATTAATAACGAAGGAATATAATTATAACCAAGATATCTGAGATGAACATGACCCATACAAATTTCAATATTAAACGGCTTCTTTTTGTGTTTTTCAGTCTCACCCTTCTGGCAGTAGGCTACCCATCAAAAGCGCAGTATTTTGGACAAAATAAGGTGCGTTACAAGAACTTAAAGTTTAAGGTGTACGAAACGCCCCATTTCCATTTATACTACTATACAAAAAACGATAGCGTAATTAAAAATTTCGCCAAAGAAAGCGAGGCCTGGTACCATTTACATCAACAAGTTTTCAGGGACACTTTTAGAAAACCTAATCCGATTATTCTTTATGGAAATTCTCCGGAATTTCAGCAAACTACCATTATTGATGGAGAAATAGGTGTAGGAACCGGCGGGGTTACCGAAGGATTGAAAAATCGTGTTTTTATGCCTTTACAGGAAATCAATTTCCAAACAAGACACGTTTTAGGCCACGAACTGGTGCATGCATTTCAATATCATTCTTTAATTGAAGGAGATTCTACTCAACTTGAGAATATCGGAAACCTGCCTTTATGGATGGTTGAAGGGATGGCCGAGTACCTTTCTTTGGGAAAAGTTGATGCCAACACCGCCATGTGGATGAGAGATGCTGTTTTGAATAAAGATATTCCTACACTAAAGGATTTAACAACCAACAGTAAATACTTCCCTTATAGATATGGTCAGGCGTTTTGGGCCTTTATTGGATCGACATATGGCGACACTTTAATTATGCCTTTTTTCAAATCAACAGCCAAGTTTGGTTATGAAATGGCTATCAGAAGAACTTTCGGTTATGACGAAAGAACCTTATCCAGTTTATGGAAAAGTGCATTGGAAAACACTTACCGTCCTCTATTAAAGGATTCCGCTCAAACCAAACCAATAGGTACCAAACTTATTGATAATGTAAATGGTGGAGAAATGAATGTTGCCCCGGCGATTAGTCCCGACGGCAAATATCTTGCCTTTCTATCTGAAAAAGATCTTTTTTCTATCGATTTATATTTAGCTGATGCAAAGACTGGGAAGATAATCAGGAAATTGACTTCCCGAATCAAAAACAGCCATATAGATGAGTTTAATTTCATAGAATCGGCTGGTGCCTGGTCCCCTGACAGTAAACAATTTGCTTTCAGTGCGTTTAGTAAAGGTCGAAACCAGTTAGTGATTGTTGACATTGAAAGTGGAAGGACGCTTTTGGAAAAAGCAATGGGAGAAGTGGAACAGTTTGGTAATATTACCTGGTCTCCTAACGGCAAAGACCTTGCTTTTACAGGTTTACAAAATGGCCAAAGTGATATTTTTAGCTATAATCTGGATACGCAGCAGATTACCCAGCTCACAAACGATAAATACACTGACTTCCAACCCTCCTATTCTACTGATGGAAAAAAAATAGTATTCTCTACAGACAG
This genomic interval from Pseudopedobacter saltans DSM 12145 contains the following:
- a CDS encoding penicillin-binding protein 1A; this encodes MFKEIRNKPLRYIVIALYLVVLFICAVEINFLGLFGYTPNKKDIKFPSLSIASEVYTADGKLIGRYYRENRTPITFKEISPSIINALVATEDIRFYKHSGVDFYSIASGIISTVTGDKRGGSTITQQLAKNLYRTRNNKAQGFVKHIPIVRTLISKFKEWLTAYKLESNYSKEDILTMYLNTVPFGNNSYGINTAAKRYFDKSVKDVNVEEAALLVGMLKATSTYNPIKNPEKSLERRNVVLSQMNKYDYLDDKAYKTAIATPLKLKLGKDTEKNEGDSYLRTAVAKWLETWCDKNGYDLYEDGLKIYTTIDSKLQKYAEEAVSEQMKSLQKRFYNSWGNEIPWRDSEGKVIENFIENNLQKLPWYAGVKKKYAGQPDSLKAYLNKKKKMTVFDWNGDKEVEFSTIDSIEYYAKILNTGMMTLDPFSGKIKVWIGGDNYNYFKYDHVKQAKRQAGSTFKPFAYLAALESGMSPCDKFTDKPVKIEYAIGKKKEIWEPKNASWHFSYQEMSLRWAMARSVNSITAQITELVGWDKVVEFAHKCGIESPLQSVPSVSLGSNDVSVFEMVKAYGTFLNEGKRVEPILVEKITDFEGNLIEEFKAKQERVISEEIAWLMLYMFRGGMEEPGGTSQALWAWDLFKNNNQIGGKTGTSSDYVDGWYMGITKDLVTGVWVGADDRSVHFRNSDTGEGSRTALPIFAKFMEKVYKDPSTGITQGPFPKPKVEITRTYNCPSPRIVVDTTSVDSLSVDSLDHSFEIQEPAPVQEESHSTELKEKSDVKSNNTKVPAEKQEEKAETPLTKREERQLRRQLRKEQSKN